In Nocardioides marinus, one DNA window encodes the following:
- a CDS encoding wax ester/triacylglycerol synthase family O-acyltransferase, producing MDRLSGLDASFLYLETPAQLMHVCGLFVLDPSTMPEPYSFARVQRQIEDAVRDVPTFTRKLRRVPLGLDHPVWVPDRSFDIERHVHRLALPTPGGYEELTSLTAHLAGLPLDRSRPLWEMWVIEGYADGRVVVFSKMHHATVDGVSGSNLISHLCSLSPTDAPLQLEEPQPHGREAGPMELLGRGVLTNLTKPVAVAKLVSPTTQLVSKTVGRARAGTAMAAPLTAPRTSFNGTITGHRSIGFVDIDLEDVREVKNATGTTVNDVVLALAGGALRSYLEERGELPDESLLATVPVSVHSSTRRTSGANKVSALFTKLATDLEDPLERLAELSERNKHAKDHHNAISADSLQDWAEFAAPRTFGLAVRAYAGLGLADRLPVAHNLVISNVPGPPVPLYLCGARIEALYPLGPVFHGAGLNLTVLSNAGQLHVGAIACRESVPDPDALVKRFPAELATLKAAVAAKDLAVPLRRRRGPRAKAAPDA from the coding sequence GTGGACCGACTCTCCGGGCTCGATGCGAGCTTCTTGTACCTGGAGACGCCGGCGCAGCTGATGCACGTGTGCGGGCTGTTCGTGCTCGACCCGAGCACCATGCCCGAGCCGTACTCCTTCGCCCGCGTGCAGCGCCAGATCGAGGACGCCGTGCGCGACGTCCCGACCTTCACCCGCAAGCTGCGCCGGGTGCCGCTGGGCCTGGACCACCCCGTGTGGGTGCCGGACCGCAGCTTCGACATCGAGCGCCACGTCCACCGGCTGGCCCTGCCGACGCCCGGCGGCTACGAGGAGCTCACCTCGCTCACGGCCCACCTCGCCGGGCTGCCGCTGGACCGCTCGCGGCCGCTGTGGGAGATGTGGGTCATCGAGGGGTACGCCGACGGGCGGGTCGTGGTGTTCTCCAAGATGCACCACGCGACGGTCGACGGCGTCTCGGGGTCGAACCTGATCAGCCACCTGTGCAGCCTCTCGCCCACCGACGCACCGCTCCAGCTGGAGGAACCCCAACCGCACGGTCGCGAGGCCGGGCCGATGGAGCTGCTGGGCCGCGGTGTCCTCACCAACCTCACCAAGCCGGTGGCCGTGGCCAAGCTGGTCTCCCCGACGACCCAGCTGGTCTCCAAGACCGTCGGTCGTGCCCGGGCCGGCACCGCCATGGCCGCGCCGCTCACCGCGCCGCGGACCTCCTTCAACGGCACCATCACCGGCCACCGCAGCATCGGCTTCGTCGACATCGACCTCGAGGACGTCCGCGAGGTCAAGAACGCCACCGGCACCACCGTCAACGACGTGGTGCTCGCCCTGGCCGGCGGTGCCCTGCGCTCCTACCTCGAGGAGCGCGGCGAGCTGCCCGACGAGTCGCTGCTGGCGACGGTGCCGGTCTCGGTGCACTCCTCGACCCGGCGTACCAGCGGTGCCAACAAGGTCTCGGCGCTGTTCACCAAGCTCGCGACCGACCTCGAGGACCCGCTCGAGCGGCTCGCGGAGCTCTCCGAGCGCAACAAGCACGCCAAGGACCACCACAACGCCATCAGCGCGGACTCGCTGCAGGACTGGGCCGAGTTCGCGGCGCCGCGCACCTTCGGCCTCGCCGTGCGCGCGTACGCCGGCCTGGGGCTCGCCGACCGGCTGCCGGTGGCCCACAACCTGGTGATCTCCAACGTCCCCGGCCCGCCGGTGCCGCTCTACCTGTGCGGTGCGCGGATCGAGGCGCTCTACCCGCTCGGGCCGGTCTTCCACGGCGCCGGGCTCAACCTCACGGTGCTCTCCAACGCCGGGCAGCTGCACGTGGGGGCGATCGCCTGCCGGGAGTCGGTGCCGGACCCCGACGCGCTGGTGAAGCGCTTCCCGGCCGAGCTGGCCACGCTCAAGGCCGCGGTCGCGGCCAAGGACCTCGCGGTGCCGCTGCGCCGGCGACGGGGGCCGCGGGCCAAGGCTGCCCCGGACGCCTAG
- a CDS encoding Zn-ribbon domain-containing OB-fold protein — MSGVLRPQHNRDTAYFWEGTAAGELRLQTCNACGALRHPPGPACPDCGALDRGHVVASGDGEIFSWVVHRHPQVPGRQTPFVIALVTLAEGPRVLGELLGVDPDTTDDLIGAAVRIDFQHVDDELTLPVWRLA, encoded by the coding sequence ATGAGCGGCGTCCTGCGCCCGCAGCACAACCGCGACACGGCGTACTTCTGGGAGGGGACGGCGGCCGGCGAGCTGCGCCTGCAGACGTGCAACGCCTGCGGCGCGCTGCGGCACCCACCGGGGCCGGCGTGCCCCGACTGCGGTGCCCTGGACCGCGGTCACGTCGTGGCCTCCGGGGACGGCGAGATCTTCTCCTGGGTGGTCCACCGTCACCCGCAGGTGCCCGGGCGGCAGACGCCGTTCGTCATCGCCCTGGTGACGCTGGCCGAGGGCCCCCGGGTGCTCGGCGAGCTGCTCGGGGTGGACCCGGACACCACCGACGACCTGATCGGCGCCGCCGTGCGCATCGACTTCCAGCACGTCGACGACGAGCTGACGCTGCCCGTGTGGAGGCTGGCATGA
- a CDS encoding acyl-CoA dehydrogenase, which yields MSIGISEEHTGLADSLRGWAASVGGVEAARAAEGDADAAFEDAWKGVVEMGLATIAVPESLGGGGGTTLDQAVALEACATELVAGPLLGPAIVARVLARAGHSAGLEALVAGAVVSLGVDGVDGTVLLDAPSAQQALLRGPAGWVLAPVDALDVSPATGLDLSRRAGLVAGGVAGDPVEVDDGTVRRTAVTLAAAEAAGVARWCLRTAVAYAGVREQFGRKIGSFQAVKHLCAEMLETAEAVTAAAWDAAAAADARGEDAAEQWGFACDVAEVTCFDGAVEVAKTCIQVLGGIGFTFEHDAHLYLRRALSLRAAFARPDAAAERLTGAAVDGVRRRVEVDLEGRDEAVRPGLRAEVESVAALPESERRAALVDTGLLMPHWPAPYGRAADAVTQVVIDEELARAGVTRPDIVIAGWALPTILQHGTDAQRERFVRPSLLGDLVWCQLFSEPGSGSDLASLRTKAVKVEGGWLITGQKVWTSVAERADWAICLARTDPDVPQHKGITYFLVDMRSEGIDVRPLREITGEALFNEVFLDEVFVPDDCVVAEPGDGWRLARTTLANERVAMATTRLSASTERAVELASAGTLSAAERVAVGRAVALSTVCTLLGVRSTLRSLAGQGPGAESSVAKLLGVRNRQDASELVVTLQQERLLLVDPATRGEDRFAADVWEMLNTRCLSIAGGTTQILRNVAGERILGLPR from the coding sequence ATGTCGATCGGCATCTCCGAGGAGCACACCGGACTCGCTGACAGCCTGCGCGGATGGGCCGCCTCCGTCGGCGGCGTCGAGGCGGCGCGCGCCGCCGAGGGCGACGCCGACGCGGCGTTCGAGGACGCCTGGAAGGGCGTCGTCGAGATGGGGCTGGCCACCATCGCGGTGCCGGAGTCGCTCGGCGGCGGTGGCGGCACGACCCTGGACCAGGCCGTCGCGCTCGAGGCCTGTGCGACCGAGCTCGTCGCGGGCCCGCTGCTGGGGCCGGCGATCGTGGCCCGCGTGCTGGCACGGGCCGGGCACTCGGCCGGGCTCGAGGCCCTGGTTGCCGGGGCGGTGGTCTCCCTGGGCGTCGACGGCGTCGACGGCACGGTGCTGCTCGACGCCCCGTCGGCCCAGCAGGCGCTCCTGCGGGGGCCCGCGGGCTGGGTGCTCGCGCCGGTCGACGCGCTGGACGTCTCACCGGCCACCGGGCTCGACCTGTCCCGGCGGGCCGGGCTGGTCGCCGGCGGCGTCGCGGGGGATCCGGTCGAGGTCGACGACGGCACCGTGCGGCGTACGGCGGTGACGCTGGCGGCGGCCGAGGCCGCGGGGGTGGCCCGCTGGTGCCTTCGCACGGCCGTCGCCTATGCCGGGGTCCGCGAGCAGTTCGGGCGCAAGATCGGATCGTTCCAGGCCGTCAAGCACCTGTGCGCCGAGATGCTGGAGACGGCCGAGGCCGTCACGGCGGCGGCGTGGGACGCCGCGGCAGCGGCCGACGCGCGCGGCGAGGACGCCGCCGAGCAGTGGGGCTTCGCGTGCGACGTCGCGGAGGTGACCTGCTTCGACGGGGCCGTCGAGGTCGCGAAGACCTGCATCCAGGTGCTGGGCGGGATCGGCTTCACCTTCGAGCACGACGCCCACCTCTACCTGCGTCGGGCACTGTCGCTCCGGGCCGCCTTCGCGCGACCCGACGCCGCCGCCGAGCGGTTGACGGGGGCCGCGGTCGACGGCGTGCGTCGCCGGGTCGAGGTGGACCTGGAGGGGCGCGACGAGGCCGTGCGACCGGGGCTGCGGGCCGAGGTGGAGTCGGTCGCCGCGCTGCCGGAGTCGGAGCGCCGCGCCGCGCTGGTCGACACCGGTCTGCTGATGCCGCACTGGCCCGCGCCGTACGGGCGGGCCGCGGACGCCGTGACCCAGGTCGTGATCGACGAGGAGCTGGCGCGTGCCGGCGTCACCCGGCCCGACATCGTCATCGCCGGGTGGGCGCTGCCGACGATCCTGCAGCACGGCACCGACGCTCAGCGCGAGCGCTTCGTCCGCCCCTCGCTGCTCGGCGACCTGGTCTGGTGCCAGCTCTTCTCCGAGCCGGGCTCCGGCTCGGACCTGGCCTCCCTGCGCACCAAAGCGGTGAAGGTCGAGGGCGGCTGGCTGATCACGGGGCAGAAGGTCTGGACGTCGGTGGCGGAGCGGGCCGACTGGGCGATCTGCCTCGCGCGCACCGACCCCGACGTGCCCCAGCACAAGGGCATCACCTACTTCCTGGTCGACATGCGCAGCGAGGGCATCGACGTGCGCCCGCTGCGCGAGATCACCGGCGAGGCGCTGTTCAACGAGGTGTTCCTCGACGAGGTCTTCGTGCCCGACGACTGCGTGGTCGCCGAGCCCGGGGACGGCTGGAGGCTGGCCCGGACCACCCTGGCCAACGAGCGGGTCGCCATGGCCACCACGCGGCTCTCGGCCTCCACCGAGCGCGCGGTGGAGCTGGCGTCGGCCGGCACGCTGTCGGCGGCCGAGCGGGTGGCCGTGGGACGTGCCGTGGCGCTGTCGACGGTCTGCACCCTGCTCGGTGTGCGGTCCACGCTGCGCTCCCTGGCCGGGCAGGGTCCCGGTGCGGAGTCGAGCGTGGCCAAGCTGCTCGGCGTCCGCAACCGTCAGGACGCCTCCGAGCTGGTGGTGACGCTCCAGCAGGAGCGGCTGCTGCTGGTCGACCCGGCCACCCGCGGCGAGGACCGCTTCGCCGCCGACGTCTGGGAGATGCTCAACACCCGGTGCCTGTCCATCGCGGGCGGCACCACGCAGATCCTGCGCAACGTCGCCGGCGAGCGGATCCTCGGCCTGCCGCGCTGA
- a CDS encoding alpha/beta fold hydrolase, whose protein sequence is MFSPRQLLRSAVYMPFAHIPPGRVVELPGRGTTYVTDTPGPSEGSPTIVLLHALGCTGLLTWYPAIAPLSQRYRVVTLDLRWHGQGIQAPEMSLYDCADDVVALADVLGIERFVAAGYSMGGAVAQRVWRQHPDRVEGLVLAATSAAFRFTPWERLFFTGLEAGMIAARGISGSRAAMTASRSAARALQLVPSDIHDWAMQEFRSTSPWAVGQALAALGRHHARPWLGRIDVPTAVVVTTGDHVIPPSRQVALARAISGATMHEVDGGHAACVLQAERFVPVMVQAATTVAARRRDLGRHSDLGAPQQV, encoded by the coding sequence GTGTTCTCGCCCCGCCAGCTGCTGCGCAGCGCCGTGTACATGCCCTTCGCCCACATTCCGCCCGGCCGGGTCGTGGAGCTGCCGGGTCGCGGCACGACCTACGTCACCGACACGCCCGGCCCCTCGGAGGGATCGCCCACGATCGTGCTGCTGCACGCGCTGGGGTGCACCGGCCTGCTGACGTGGTACCCCGCGATCGCCCCGCTCTCCCAGCGCTACCGCGTGGTGACGCTGGACCTGCGCTGGCACGGGCAGGGCATCCAGGCCCCCGAGATGTCGCTCTACGACTGTGCCGACGACGTGGTCGCGCTCGCCGACGTCCTGGGCATCGAGCGCTTCGTCGCGGCCGGCTACTCGATGGGCGGCGCGGTCGCCCAGCGCGTGTGGCGTCAGCACCCCGACCGCGTGGAGGGCCTGGTGCTGGCCGCCACGTCGGCCGCGTTCCGCTTCACCCCGTGGGAGCGGCTGTTCTTCACCGGCCTGGAGGCCGGGATGATCGCCGCCCGCGGGATCTCCGGCTCGCGCGCCGCGATGACCGCCAGCCGCTCGGCGGCCCGCGCGCTGCAGCTGGTGCCCTCCGACATCCACGACTGGGCGATGCAGGAGTTCCGCAGCACCAGCCCCTGGGCGGTCGGCCAGGCGCTCGCGGCATTGGGGCGCCACCACGCCCGTCCCTGGCTGGGCCGCATCGACGTGCCCACCGCCGTCGTGGTCACCACCGGTGACCACGTGATCCCGCCGTCACGCCAGGTCGCGCTGGCACGGGCCATTTCCGGCGCCACCATGCACGAGGTCGACGGCGGGCACGCCGCCTGCGTGCTGCAGGCCGAGCGGTTCGTCCCCGTGATGGTGCAGGCCGCCACCACGGTGGCCGCCCGCCGCCGCGACCTCGGGCGGCACAGCGACCTCGGGGCGCCCCAGCAGGTCTAG
- a CDS encoding FAS1-like dehydratase domain-containing protein — protein sequence MSGEKVVEQGAQRPGVETPELFGVEPAVHEKVLAEAERIKALGEAAEREARDPVNQPTINNWLEAMGNTDPRWQAGEAPPSMAQVWTMYGLGGKPPADDPLHGMMGVLTEAGFTAVLGTNCEQEYLRTLRVGEQVRVTTALDSVVGPKRTGMGVGYFVTSRNTWYVTRPDGTSEVVATMLFRVLKFIPRRPSVEPVETSA from the coding sequence ATGAGCGGCGAGAAGGTGGTCGAGCAGGGAGCGCAGCGACCGGGCGTCGAGACCCCCGAGCTCTTCGGCGTGGAGCCGGCCGTCCACGAGAAGGTCCTGGCCGAGGCCGAGCGGATCAAGGCGCTGGGCGAGGCCGCCGAGCGCGAGGCGCGCGACCCAGTCAACCAGCCGACGATCAACAACTGGCTCGAGGCGATGGGCAACACCGACCCGCGCTGGCAGGCCGGTGAGGCACCGCCGTCGATGGCGCAGGTGTGGACGATGTACGGCCTCGGCGGCAAGCCACCGGCCGACGACCCGCTGCACGGGATGATGGGCGTGCTCACCGAGGCCGGGTTCACCGCCGTGCTGGGCACCAACTGCGAGCAGGAGTACCTCCGCACGCTGCGGGTCGGCGAGCAGGTCCGCGTGACCACCGCGCTCGACTCGGTGGTCGGCCCCAAGCGCACCGGCATGGGCGTGGGGTACTTCGTGACCTCTCGCAACACCTGGTACGTCACCCGCCCAGATGGAACCAGTGAGGTGGTGGCGACGATGCTGTTCCGGGTGCTGAAGTTCATCCCCCGACGTCCGTCGGTCGAGCCTGTCGAGACCAGCGCATGA
- a CDS encoding alpha/beta hydrolase produces MSFLRRQVITAALTANAIRPLPGFRAGIPAFFAGWLTGELAPHVLAATTADALAHARGSRRDPRGLALAGASAVGLGYLIHQSRRVGTTAEQSLVDGLGAGYVDQLDSAPTPADLAVPWRKLVYPFRMREPRVTVHKNIAYDDETGRRGLLDVYVPAETPPQGAPVLLQVHGGGWTIGNKDQQGIPLMQHLAAKGWVCVAINYRLSPKHAFPAHVIDVKKAIAWIKEHIEAYGGDPDYVAITGGSAGGHLCALAALTPDRVEWQPGFEDVDTSVQVAVPHYGVYDFAGSTGLRSAELLRDRFLAPRILQRTWAEEPEAFEAASPILQVTEDAPDFFVLHGQYDTLVPVDQARLFVEELRRTSKRTVTYAELPGAQHAFDVFPSIRSSHIVRAIDRYLHWHWNQHRRG; encoded by the coding sequence ATGTCGTTCCTGCGCCGCCAGGTCATCACCGCCGCCCTGACAGCCAACGCCATCCGGCCCCTGCCCGGTTTCCGTGCCGGCATCCCGGCGTTCTTCGCCGGCTGGCTCACCGGCGAGCTCGCGCCGCACGTGCTGGCCGCGACGACCGCCGACGCGCTGGCCCACGCCCGCGGGTCGCGTCGAGACCCCCGCGGCCTGGCCCTCGCCGGCGCGAGCGCGGTCGGCCTGGGCTACCTCATCCACCAGAGCCGCCGGGTCGGGACCACCGCCGAGCAGTCGCTCGTCGACGGGCTGGGCGCGGGGTACGTCGACCAGCTCGACTCCGCCCCGACGCCGGCCGACCTCGCCGTGCCGTGGCGCAAGCTGGTCTACCCCTTCCGGATGCGCGAGCCGCGGGTCACCGTCCACAAGAACATCGCCTACGACGACGAGACCGGGCGGCGGGGCCTGCTCGACGTCTACGTCCCCGCCGAGACCCCGCCGCAGGGCGCCCCGGTGCTGCTGCAGGTGCACGGCGGCGGCTGGACCATCGGCAACAAGGACCAGCAGGGCATCCCGCTGATGCAGCACCTGGCCGCCAAGGGCTGGGTCTGCGTCGCCATCAACTACCGCCTCTCCCCCAAGCACGCCTTCCCCGCCCACGTCATCGACGTGAAGAAGGCGATCGCCTGGATCAAGGAGCACATCGAGGCCTACGGCGGCGACCCCGACTACGTCGCCATCACCGGCGGCTCCGCCGGCGGTCACCTCTGCGCGCTCGCCGCGCTCACCCCCGACCGCGTGGAGTGGCAGCCCGGCTTCGAGGACGTCGACACCTCGGTGCAGGTCGCGGTCCCCCACTACGGCGTCTACGACTTCGCGGGCAGCACCGGGCTGCGCTCGGCCGAGCTGCTGCGCGACCGGTTCCTCGCCCCCCGCATCCTGCAGCGGACCTGGGCCGAGGAGCCGGAGGCCTTCGAGGCGGCGTCACCGATCCTGCAGGTCACCGAGGACGCGCCGGACTTCTTCGTGCTTCACGGGCAGTACGACACGCTCGTGCCCGTGGACCAGGCCCGGCTCTTCGTCGAGGAGCTGCGGCGTACGTCGAAGCGGACCGTGACCTACGCCGAGCTGCCGGGTGCCCAGCACGCCTTCGACGTCTTCCCCTCGATCCGCAGCTCCCACATCGTCCGCGCCATCGACCGCTACCTGCACTGGCACTGGAACCAGCACCGGCGCGGCTGA
- a CDS encoding MaoC family dehydratase, producing the protein MSTTGTAVLADVMVPGATLPEWSIPLTPTVIVSTAIATRDFQDVHHDRDVAQAAGSKDVFMNILTSTAYVERYVNDWVREQTGDGAVVRGIAIRLGAPAYPYDTLTFTGSVESVEDGVAVLKVTGSVSLGDHVIGTVKVAVA; encoded by the coding sequence ATGAGCACGACCGGTACTGCTGTCCTGGCCGACGTGATGGTCCCGGGGGCGACGCTCCCGGAGTGGAGCATCCCGCTCACCCCGACCGTGATCGTGTCGACGGCGATCGCGACGCGTGACTTCCAGGACGTCCACCACGACCGTGACGTCGCCCAGGCGGCCGGGTCGAAGGACGTCTTCATGAACATCCTGACCTCGACGGCCTACGTCGAGCGCTACGTCAACGACTGGGTCCGAGAGCAGACCGGCGACGGTGCGGTCGTCCGCGGCATCGCGATCCGGCTCGGCGCCCCGGCGTACCCCTACGACACGCTGACCTTCACCGGCTCGGTGGAGTCGGTCGAGGACGGCGTCGCGGTGCTGAAGGTGACCGGTTCGGTGTCACTGGGCGACCACGTGATCGGCACCGTGAAGGTGGCGGTGGCATGA
- a CDS encoding acyl-CoA dehydrogenase family protein, protein MSPTDGYDPQEHAEQIEAVRAVAREALEREADWSALAQAGLLGLGVPEEHGGDGLGLLEVGVLLREAGARARHLPLWETLVCGGLVLAAHGSDAQRKELLPGVVSGEVVLTPALREVGTGLTAAPATTYADGRVTGRKIAVSHAADAARLLVTARDGDRTVVALVDPEGPGVRLEASPTSARIDRHTVVLEDAPADLLEGDAARTLVDHAVAGLCLIGAGLLAGARDLTADYVKGRTQFGRSLAQFQAVAMQVADVYIASRTTDLAADNAAWRVAEGLDASDDLSVAAYWLCQEGPKALRTCHHLHGGMGVDETYPLHHYFSWVTDLVHDLDTVAAAVPVESADSKNLELTEAQRALKAEVRAYFSGLAAENEHRDSMADGARDRHGETYQRVIRQMGADGWMGVGWPTEYGGRGLGEVEQTIFANEAQWADVHLPAVTLQTVGPTLIRYGTQKQKDMFLSRILEGDVHFAIGYSEPDAGTDLASLRTTARRDGDHYVVNGQKLWTTGGHQADYLWLAVRTDPDAPKHKGISILIVDTSDPGYSWTPIITADGSHHVNATYFNDVRVPVDMLVGEENQGWKLITTQLNHERVMLGPAGRIEGLRDKVAGWLAERDLLDRPDVREVLGRVTAAFRVNELLNWEVARAAATGELSVADASSSKVFAADQVQHLSADLVGLVHRYGDPGEPATGRLLAYLDAQAKRNLVLTFGGGVQEVQRELIGMFGLQMPRVPR, encoded by the coding sequence GTGAGCCCCACCGACGGCTACGACCCCCAGGAGCACGCCGAGCAGATCGAGGCCGTGCGTGCCGTCGCTCGCGAGGCGCTCGAGCGCGAGGCCGACTGGTCCGCGCTCGCGCAGGCGGGCCTGCTGGGCCTCGGGGTGCCCGAGGAGCACGGTGGCGACGGGCTCGGGCTGCTGGAGGTCGGCGTCCTGCTGCGCGAGGCCGGTGCCCGCGCACGGCACCTGCCGTTGTGGGAGACGCTCGTCTGCGGGGGACTGGTGCTCGCCGCCCACGGCTCCGACGCCCAGCGCAAGGAGCTCCTGCCCGGCGTCGTCAGCGGCGAGGTCGTCCTGACCCCGGCGTTGAGAGAGGTCGGCACGGGACTCACCGCGGCTCCCGCCACGACGTACGCCGACGGGCGGGTCACCGGGCGCAAGATCGCGGTCAGCCACGCGGCCGACGCGGCGCGGCTGCTCGTCACGGCCCGCGACGGGGACCGCACGGTGGTCGCCCTGGTCGACCCGGAGGGCCCCGGGGTCCGCCTGGAGGCCTCGCCCACCTCGGCTCGCATCGACCGGCACACGGTCGTCCTCGAGGACGCGCCCGCCGACCTGCTGGAGGGTGACGCGGCCCGGACGCTCGTCGACCACGCGGTCGCCGGCCTGTGCCTCATCGGCGCCGGACTCCTCGCCGGTGCCCGCGACCTCACGGCCGACTACGTCAAGGGACGCACCCAGTTCGGGCGCTCGCTGGCGCAGTTCCAGGCGGTGGCCATGCAGGTGGCGGACGTCTACATCGCCTCGCGCACGACCGACCTGGCCGCCGACAACGCGGCCTGGCGGGTCGCCGAGGGGCTCGACGCCTCCGACGACCTGTCGGTGGCGGCGTACTGGCTGTGCCAGGAGGGCCCGAAGGCGCTGCGCACCTGCCACCACCTGCACGGCGGCATGGGGGTCGACGAGACCTACCCGCTGCACCACTACTTCTCCTGGGTCACCGACCTGGTCCACGACCTCGACACGGTGGCGGCCGCGGTGCCGGTCGAGAGCGCCGACTCCAAGAACCTCGAGCTCACCGAGGCCCAGCGGGCGCTGAAGGCGGAGGTCCGGGCGTACTTCTCCGGGCTCGCCGCCGAGAACGAGCACCGCGACTCGATGGCCGACGGCGCCCGCGACCGGCACGGCGAGACCTACCAGCGGGTGATCCGGCAGATGGGCGCCGACGGCTGGATGGGCGTCGGCTGGCCGACGGAGTACGGCGGTCGCGGGCTCGGCGAGGTGGAGCAGACGATCTTCGCCAACGAGGCCCAGTGGGCCGACGTGCACCTGCCGGCCGTGACCCTGCAGACCGTCGGGCCGACCCTCATCCGCTACGGCACGCAGAAGCAGAAGGACATGTTCCTCTCGCGGATCCTCGAGGGCGACGTGCACTTCGCGATCGGCTACTCCGAGCCCGACGCCGGCACCGACCTGGCCTCGCTGCGCACGACCGCGCGGCGCGACGGCGACCACTACGTGGTGAACGGCCAGAAGCTGTGGACCACCGGCGGCCACCAGGCCGACTACCTGTGGCTCGCGGTGCGCACCGACCCCGACGCGCCCAAGCACAAGGGGATCTCGATCCTCATCGTCGACACGTCGGACCCGGGCTACTCCTGGACCCCGATCATCACCGCCGACGGCTCGCACCACGTGAACGCGACGTACTTCAACGACGTGCGGGTGCCGGTCGACATGCTGGTCGGCGAGGAGAACCAGGGCTGGAAGCTGATCACCACCCAGCTCAACCACGAGCGCGTGATGCTCGGGCCCGCCGGCCGCATCGAGGGCCTGCGCGACAAGGTCGCCGGTTGGCTGGCCGAGCGCGACCTGCTCGACCGGCCGGACGTCCGGGAGGTCCTGGGCCGGGTGACGGCCGCCTTCCGCGTCAACGAGCTGCTGAACTGGGAGGTGGCCCGGGCGGCCGCGACGGGGGAGCTCTCGGTCGCCGACGCGTCCTCGTCGAAGGTCTTCGCCGCCGACCAGGTCCAGCACCTCTCCGCAGACCTCGTCGGGCTCGTGCACCGCTACGGGGATCCGGGAGAACCCGCGACGGGACGGCTGCTGGCCTACCTCGACGCCCAGGCGAAGCGGAACCTCGTGCTCACCTTCGGCGGCGGCGTCCAGGAGGTCCAGCGCGAGCTGATCGGGATGTTCGGGCTGCAGATGCCCCGGGTGCCCCGATGA
- a CDS encoding lipid-transfer protein produces the protein MTLSNRAAIVGIGATEFSKESGRSELQLAVEAIGHALRDCGIAPSEVDGLTTFTMDNNSEIAVARELGMGELRFFSRVNYGGGAACGTIQQAAMAVATGVADVVVAYRAFNERSGMRFGQVSSWANAQVNTNGLDNAWSYPMGLSTPAGTVAMQARRYMHEYGATSEDFGRVAVADRRHAATNPEAFFFGKPISLEDHQASRMIVDPLHLLDCCQETDGGQAFVVVSAERAADLASTPAYVTAAAQGSGTDQFVMTSYYRDDIGIPEIGVVGRELWRQSGLAPDDMPMAILYDHFTPYVLMQLEELGFCARGEAKDFVKDGAIEVGGRLPLNTHGGQLGEAYLHGMNGIAEAVRQIRGTSVNPVSLDDRPHVLVTAGTGVPTSGLILSR, from the coding sequence ATGACGCTCTCGAACCGCGCCGCCATCGTCGGCATCGGCGCCACGGAGTTCTCCAAGGAGTCCGGTCGCTCGGAGCTGCAGCTGGCCGTCGAGGCGATCGGCCACGCGCTGCGTGACTGCGGCATCGCCCCGTCGGAGGTCGACGGGCTGACCACCTTCACCATGGACAACAACTCCGAGATCGCGGTCGCCCGTGAGCTCGGCATGGGCGAGCTGCGCTTCTTCAGCCGGGTCAACTACGGCGGGGGAGCGGCCTGCGGCACGATCCAGCAGGCCGCCATGGCGGTCGCGACCGGCGTCGCCGACGTGGTGGTGGCCTACCGGGCCTTCAACGAGCGCTCCGGCATGCGCTTCGGCCAGGTGTCCTCGTGGGCCAACGCCCAGGTCAACACCAACGGTCTCGACAACGCCTGGTCCTACCCGATGGGGCTCTCGACACCCGCGGGCACGGTAGCGATGCAGGCACGGCGCTACATGCACGAGTACGGCGCCACGTCGGAGGACTTCGGCCGGGTGGCCGTGGCCGACCGCCGGCACGCCGCCACCAACCCCGAGGCGTTCTTCTTCGGCAAGCCGATCAGCCTCGAGGACCACCAGGCCTCCCGGATGATCGTCGACCCGCTGCACCTGCTCGACTGCTGCCAGGAGACCGACGGCGGGCAGGCCTTCGTCGTCGTGTCGGCCGAGCGGGCCGCGGACCTAGCCTCGACCCCGGCGTACGTCACGGCGGCGGCGCAGGGGTCGGGCACCGACCAGTTCGTGATGACGTCGTACTACCGCGACGACATCGGCATCCCCGAGATCGGCGTGGTGGGCCGGGAGCTGTGGCGCCAGTCCGGGCTGGCGCCCGACGACATGCCGATGGCGATCCTCTACGACCACTTCACGCCCTACGTGCTGATGCAGCTCGAGGAGCTCGGCTTCTGCGCCCGCGGCGAGGCCAAGGACTTCGTGAAGGACGGTGCGATCGAGGTGGGCGGTCGACTGCCGCTCAACACCCACGGCGGCCAGCTGGGCGAGGCCTACCTGCACGGCATGAACGGCATCGCCGAGGCGGTGCGGCAGATCCGCGGCACCTCGGTGAACCCGGTCTCGCTGGACGACAGGCCGCACGTCCTGGTCACCGCCGGCACGGGCGTGCCGACGTCCGGGCTGATCCTGTCGCGGTAG